The DNA segment CAATCTTCCGCTAGAATGTTCAATAAATCTGGCAGTTGAACAACCTCTAGTTGACCCATTATGATGAAGGGATTTCTTTTATTTCCGCTCAATTTTACAGATATTAAATTTATTCAGAATGAATATGGGTATATATGATCATAAAATCTAGAATTTCGGGTGTAGAGAAATTCTTATATAGCAATGACAACGGCTCTATTCATATAAATTCATACAAACGAATAGTAATTAAAACTTTTACAGGAAAAATGTATAGGGCCTTAGTTCCATAGAGGAAGGAAAAGTCTTGTCTCTTTTTACAGGAATACTCGCTTTCGTGTTAAAATATTCTTAAAATTAGCGATCAGGGGATGTAACATGAAATAAAAGTAGACACATATATGTATGTGTGGGATTTACTTAgctgaatgaataataatttgtCTTAGACATAGACTATATGGTCTTACATAATATACATAGCCATTACAAAAACATGGGATATAGATATATCCTATCATTGTATATGGTTTTATGGTTCATAATGGCTCAATTATTCTCACTTTCTTGTCGAATTGTTGCGTTTAGCACATCCAACAAGGAACCTAAACATGTACAAATTTCCTGATGTAACTTGTGCGTGTAAACGTTTTTGATCATATACCTAATATCCGTTGAATTCCAACCATAAACTTCAGATTTCACTTTCATTCGGATAATAATTCACATAATCTTTTATGTGAGTGTACCCACGTTAGTGATAAGTGGGAagccaattttcattttcgaaaatctacaGAATATATCGGAGAATGTGAAATCCGGTTCATTAtcaatacaatttttcaaatagcaacgtttttttttcaaaataatgaacgATTTTGTcgaaactggaaaaaaaatgggtattttttAGGTCGCATCGGTTAACTCCTTACCCAGTTTTTATTTTTCCCCCAAATAAAAACCAAACTATATTACAatatagaaattttttattttcttgaaaatagTTTGGGTTTTCAAAGGTGGATAAAGCCAAAAACTCgatataattcaataatttaattgcaaattttaatttttacatTCCATGGGTAATTTTTCTATAGAAGAGGTATAAGGACCTCTATTATATTTCTCTTGCTGCTGAGTTGCTGCGATTCTTaaaaactatacagggtgtttcataaacGTGGCGGTAATATTCGGGATATTGTTCTACGAGTTATTTGGAGTCGAACTGGTGTCCTTCAACCTTGGTCCGGAAATGTGTCGTATCCATAAGATACAGGGCAAATAAATCAGATTTGGTATAAAAAATGGAAACCTAATCAAGGTGATTTTTTCACGTTGAATACCTCGTCTTCAACAAAGTGTGAACTGGCATTATATTTcctatattttgaagaaaaaaatagtaCCTACCCCAGTGCCTTTTTCCATGCAAAATCTACTTCGTTTCAATCATTCTTATTCAATTCAGAACAAAAAGAGTGTTTGCGTTTTATTCTCTCTAGAATGCACCACTTTTCAGTAAAAAACCGCTTGTTGTTCAAAAAACTTCGAGTTGCGCAATCGAACTATGAATAATATTAGATCGAAAAGCTTTTCAAATAACAAGAACTATTGAGTCCTGTCCTCTCCTCATGGAATGCAGAACTCTTTCAAAACAGGGTTATTCCTGTTGTACCGTCCTGTATCTTGAAAGCATCTTTCCAGGACCTTTCCGACTCCAAATAACTCATAGATTAATATGAACTGAATTTGTTCGCAGTTttttatgaaacaccctgtatatgcgaCAATTGAAACAGTTTACTCCTTTAATTCTGGCAATTCATGATggaataatttcaaattatcgaaatcacaaaaaaatgttcaaaatgcaaaaaaggagaaaaatgATAAACTCACTCTCATAAGCCCATAGCGACAAATTCTTCAGGTTCTCCAAGTACAAATCACTGTGATATTTACACGTGGGGTCGCTGCTGTGCGGCACCCCAACAGGCAAAGTTGGCATGAACTCATCCCCCATATTTTGAGCGAAACAGACCGCACAAAGAGTGAAAAATGCTAAAACACCCCCAAAAGTCATCTCGACCGATTATTTCGCGATCTTCGGAATCTATTCACGCTTCATACGCATCTGCAGCCTTTCCGAGAGCGCGGCAAGTTCGATAGATCGGTGAATGGTTTCAGTTGGGAAAAGCTTTATAGTTTCTCTGAAAGAGAACCTTGTAACCTTGTCCTTCGCCGGGAACGGTTTTTCTTGTTAGATTGTTACTCGATTTATTTATTGCGATAATTATTAAAATCACTCATACCCAATTGAATCGGTCTTGATCGAGTGATTTTGAGATACGATTCTTCGATGTTGTTTAGCACGAAATCCATGGGGTGCATCGGAGGTTTTTGATGAAGGAAGTGGATTTTTTGGAATATGTCCATGATGGACAAGGTTTCATCCGAAATTGATTGTGAAAGCATAGACTGCATGACCCTCATATTGGCATAGctaggattttttttttggggggaGGCTGGTATACTCTAGTACCTATAGTTTCATGTTTGCTTGCTCGGAAACTATGCCCTTTTAAGTATCTGGGTCGTGCCCACCCTGGAATCCCTACCTATCTACGCCTTTGCCTATGAACTTGAACACTCCGAGTCTCAGAATTTTCGAGGAAAATTGCGATAATTTCGCAGTTTTTATTATAACACTTTTgtaactttacaaaaaaataaTAGTAGGGGGAACTAAACGTGATTTTTCTTGAATTAATCTTGGATCCTTGCTTCCAGATTTTTttgatgaacaaaaaaaaaagaaatgtcCTGATAAAATTAAACTTCATTCAATGATATTGTTTCTTTTCATGGTGAAACAATTTATTTGATGTCTTTTACATTTTCATGTTTGCTTACAAGGATTCATTTAACTCTTCTGATAACACTAGAACTGAATCATTTACATGATTTTCATGATAAGCTATTTAACTACTACATAATACTGATAGCACATTCAGGTATCCAGAGTACCCTGTATACCTTTACCAACCTGaatatgctattgtgatagcaaaACATGTGGTTAAATAACTTATTCAACTAAACATTGGATCTTTATCAAGTATCGGTCACATTATTCAATATCATACTACGTAATTATGTTTCCACTTAGGGGATCACCAATTTTTTAGATCCACTCCTCTCAAGACTAGTATTTTGTGGAGTTTTTTCATACAGTTTTTAGTGACACATTTTGAGgatttatttatataaattcCCCTTAGAACTATATCCATTGCTAGGTTCACAAGAGAGAAAATGCTTCCTTAAATTCAGGATTGTGAAACTAAGTTGAGCATTAAATCATATTTATTATGGAATTCCATTCAACATGAGCCTAAATTAAGGAGGGTCAATCCTGGTACAGCTGATAGTCAAAGTTTGTTAATATACGCTTTATTACTATGGCTTCTGACTCGTAAAAATTATATACTACATAGATTGAAAAAAACTAGAAACTTTCAACATTTGGTGGTGGAACGAGtaattcttcaattttcttctCTCCTGATTTGACTTGACGGTCCCTTTCAGCAATCATTGCTCGGAACCTAGCCATTTGCTTGGCCCTCATACCACACTCCTTGTAATCATCCAACAATACTCTACATTCTCTTCGACCCCTTTCTAATCCGTAAGCTTCCATGCAATCAAGAGCTTGCTCTTCTTGTTTCTGGCATCGTCCAAACCATTGATGACTTATCGTTACGCCAGTTAGATCTGTAAGGGGCGATTTGAAGAAAGGTGATAGAGGACTAGCCATAACAGTTGTCCTATAAAAATTTGAGGTTAATTATGTCATTCATACATATTTACGAATTTCATATTTGAATACTGTGAATCTATCATCTTCCAACTTACTTATAAACTAAACAACCCACAGACAAAATGAAATATGATACTAAAAGAATATTtatatgcaattttttttcgtaTGGCAAGGTCCAGCTGAATAATCTTTTTGACCTACTACCAGCTTTACCTACTTCTCATAAGAGCTAAACAGACAATAGTTCACATGAGTGGATTTTTTTAGGGGAATTAATTTATTATAGTTTGGCGTTCTTGTTTTCTAGTGATTAAATGTAAACTGAAGTGTGAAATTTGTGACATAAATGCTGCTGAGAGGATGAGTGATTCATGTGTTGTGGTGGATCTCttaaaacattatttttgaaagaaataattGATGTTATGAATGAAATGATGTTTGAAAAGTTTCGAGTGTGTTTCTAAGGTTCAATTATGGCGCAATCAGAACTGTCTGCCTTGGGTAAGTTTGTACTATAGGATTTTTTGTTGTTCCTTTTTACAACATACCCTTGGTTAGGgcggtttataaatacatattttACATTTTAAAATGAGGACCATAAATGTCATGAATGCACTTCATCGGTTTGTCCAGCAATAAGTTTGTTTACATTATTCATGGGTGCATACAGAAATTTTAGAGGCCTTGGTTGCACTATCGATTTTTTGCCGATAAATATTTTGAGGGGTTTCGCTGAATTTAAAAGGGGACATTAAATGAGAAAGTCATTATGATTCACTTATGAGTTCTTTCATGAAGCAACATAAAAATAGCTTTCTGATAATAGATCTCTGAACACATTGAAAATTAGTATGAACAAATACAGATGAATTACGGAAAGCCAAAACACAAGTATTTTGATATATTGGTCGATTCtgaaaattaatattaaaaGTTACTCTCAACGagatcaaaaagaaaaaacaaacaaaaaacaaaaaagttcgGCACAACAAAGAAGCTGTTGTCAAGGGTAATCACATAAAGAGCAATATTTACAATTTCATTTCCTTCTAGATTTCAACCACtctttgttttatttatttatgaacaGAAATTAATAGATTTATGATCAGGGGTTAACAGTTTCTGATAAAGTTGATTTTTCCATCCATCCAATCGCATGTAATTGGTGTTTATATTCTTCATTGTTTGATTGGAATCATCGGTTTTCGAACTGATCAGATATTCATTAGATCTACATGTATTCATATTCGAAGGCATCAAAATTCAAATTGATTAAACACCAAATATATCTGGAGTCAATAAGCACGAAgacctttttatttttcattctaatATCGTAAGCGGAAGGACCATGTAGTTGACGTGAAGCAAATAAAAGTTATTAACAATCCTGCACAAGTCAAATATCACGTAAACGTAAACGAATGTCCTCCTCAAGAAGAAAATTAACTAAATATTGATATTCCCCTTAATTGAGACTTCTGTTCCCTTTTCAATGAGACACTCTGTATGTAATaactgaaatgaagaatttttaagATTTCTATCAGATCAGGTATCAGACAAACTTCTTAAGTAATCTTATCATGTTTATCTgcataaaataagaaaaatctatGTTTTTTGAAGCGAAAGAACTCTTTCATtcgttttttcattatttctgtgGAATTGGCAGCGAAAAGTTCAATTTTGCGAAAGTAATAGATAGAATGCTAAATTCAACgcgtattttttcaaatatcctgGAGGTTGTTCTCTTCGACATTTCTACGATTCCTGGAGGATATTGCATAATCATGAAGTGCAATTTTTGCGGACTATTTTGGTATTCTTGACCATTGTGGTTTAGAAACCGTGATAAATGAGATATCATTGATACAAGGAAAGCGAGTGACGCTCGATTTCACGCTTTTCTATATAACACGAAAGGAAATAGTTTCACGTTCCTCGGATGtacaatttcaaataaaaaactatGCCCTTCCCCCTCAAAATCtctcctggaaccgccactgggATCGTGTCTCCAGGCAGTAACAATAATACGATAAAAAATTCGTTCATAGATTTGTAATTTCGCATTTTATAGTTATCTCGACACGGAAGTAACATTTCCGTAGCTTTGCAACTACAATCATTTTCACTCTTCTAGTCTAATAGGAAAAATGATTGAATTATAGTAGCAAAACCAAAGGCAGAGTGCATTCACACCTCagtaaaattgaaacaaaaacctTCCATATTTCAAGCTGACAATCAGTATGCTACTTATTTTCTGTTAAATCTCAATAACTTCCTTTGTCATCTCAAGAAGAGATTAAGAAAACGGTACAGGTGTCTCCAAAAACCCATAAACACGTGTCTATATAACGCCGGATCTACCTGACTCATTGTGAAGAGAATGAAGCGGGTATATTCAAGCAAGACCATCAGCTGCTGATTCATGATAGTAGATAGGGATGTTCCGAATCATCGGTAGTTATTTATCACTGCAGTTTGTGGATGTTTCGGTGAGAGTTTCCTGTTTTGTGAACAGGTTCTACTCTCGCACCTCCATTATTgagaatattaaattcatcaTCAAACAGAGGAGCCAGTctgttttatttttcgaaaattgtagCCTATATACTTTTGCGCGTAAATCTTCCATATATGTACTATGTTCGAGAAAAATGATTATGTAACTATTGGTAAAGTTATGTTCCACCATCTCCATTCTAACTGCTCCTTATATTCTCAGCTCAATAATATGATTATCTATTGATACAAAAAAACCTATATGGGAATGCATACACTaaataatatacagagtgacaaGTTATCTCTGTCCAAATTTCGTAGAGTTattatacatgtatgtatttgCAATTATCTTCCTTTGTGAAGATAATATTTTGTAacgtttcacaattttttcactCAAAATGAGGCATATCTTGAAAACTTTAATTCTAATCTGCTGCTCTAAATTGCCTGTATAATCACTTTGTGAAATGTGGCTAGAGATAACTTGCgtaccctgtataatattttaaaTGTAGGGTACAATAAGGTGTATTTCTCCAAAGTTTTTAAATATCATAAATAAAACTGGTAAAATCACCCCCTCGAAAAATTCGAGAATGAAAATTACTTTTAGTGCCGCCATGTGAGGTGGTATGTTCTATGCCGGTTAAAGGCCAAACCTGGACGAAGCAGCGGTTTATATATCAGTAACGATTGGGGACAACAGGAGACAGGAAGTTGTAGAACAATTCCCATGACCTCATTTCTTGAACAAATCATAAAAACAACAAACTTGCACTGCAATTTAAGCAGTCAGTGCGGTGGGATTGGTTTATCAATTgatatgaaataatgaaaattagaaGGCAGAACGATTGGATAAGTTTGCAAACATTAATGTCATGTAAATTTTTTctgggaaataattttttttccatgtaTCCTAACTTTGCAGTCCACGAGTTTTCGTGAAACACGTCTCAGTGGACCCAGAATTTAGTGCTTTACAAGTTTTATTGTAGTTTCTTCTTCTTACTCAAAATTACTTGGGAAGATATATCTGTAAAAACCCTGGCAATGTGCTCTAAAAAGTTAGGGCACTTTTTTGGCCTCAAAAGTTAAGTTTACCTAACCAGTGGGGCGAAATCTAGAATAGTCTTTACGGTTCACCAATTGAACCATTAAAACAATGATATTTTTGTAGGAATTGAAGCCTTATTCGTGAAACCAAAAATTCCATACAAAATCACTCTATCGCGTAGAGATACAGCGTTTAAATATTGATTTCGACATTCAGAAAAATCCTGAAGAAGTACGGATACAGGAACATAGGAAATGCCATCGGAATTAATCATTTCGGTGACGCAGTTCTTTCCTAATTCGCGTTCCGTTTGATCGGACGAGCGTTGCGTTATCAAAACGAAAGAGATATGCAAAGTGGTAGCCTTCGCGCGAATGGGCTCAAAGGCGGATGCTACTTTGTTTGTTGTCGTGTGACTGCGGGTCTAGCAATCCGATCTATAGGACATTCCTCCTTTTCGATAGGCCTAAGTAACCGTTGAATGACGCTATTATTCTTTGTTTGCTATCCTACGAAAAGATTTATTACGAAATGTTTCGATAGATTATTGGAGAGTGATGGGATTTTCTGGGTCGCTTAGTCACTGAGTATTCGAATTCTCGCTCTGCCCATTCCAGTGAAATTTCAGGCGTTTGCTATACAGGTGTTACGAAATTAACGCAGCACAATTTGAAAAGGAGCTGCTTTTTTACAGGAATTACAGCCCCCAGAATTTCGCCCTTTAAATTAGTATTttctttttatctcagaatccgGTCAAACAAACATTTTTATAATATGCGAAATCTCATTCATAGTGCTACCTACTTTGGCAATCCCTTAAGACACCTGTTACTGCACAGAATGTCTTTGGAACCACTAAGATTTGTTTTAGGCATCTTAGGAATCACTGAATATCAACCTCCTTGAAAATTGTTCAACCCTTAGAAATGCCATTCTATAATTCTATCGTGtctcgcaatttttccataaaacgcaAGTGTTTTGGGGAAAATTTGAGGATGTTTttgaacaatttgaacgcttttCGAAATTCGTTTGGAATTTCACAGTGATTTTTTTTAACCCATTTTTCAATGGAGATTTTTCAATGTTCTAGGTCTCCCCGATGGGGGGGTGCAGGATATGACATGGCTTTCCGTGTTGAATGAGGACGTGATCAATGGAAACCTAAAATTGAGATATGAAAAAGATCAGATTTATGTATCCTTATATAATTCACAATAACGGATCATGATTGAAATGaatcattatttatttaattgttGTGTTATGCATATTCTTGATTTACGAAATCAAATTGTTTTCAATCCCAAGAGTTCTCTTAATATACCATATACCATACACTGTTCACAAATTGGAATGGATATTCCAGAGAAAACTACCTTTCGCTGCGAGTTTCACAAATTGTAGTTAGTAGAGCGTTAGACACTCCCAATTTTTGAGCCGCGTATATCATGAATTTTCCTTAAATCCTCCGATAGACATTTACAGGATCCATATTAGTTGCAGTCAACCCCTATAAAGATCTCAACATTTATTCCCAGGTAAAAACAATTCTGTGtttatttcgaattattctCTTCTCTAACTGAACCCTACCAATACAATAAAAAACctattttttttagaatttcgtAAACAAATACAGAGGCAAAAAAATAGGAACACAAGAGCCTCATGTCTTTGCACTAGCCGAGGCCTCCTATGCCTCCCTACAGTCTGATAATCCTAACGGTACTCACAAAAACCAAAGTCTAGTAATAAGTGGAGAGAGTGGTGCTGGAAAGACTGAAACCACAAGATTTATCTTGCAATATTTATGTTCTGTTACTAGTCAAGTTTCGACGTGGGTCGAACAGCAGATTTTGGAGGCGAACACTATTTTGGAAGCTTTCGGTAAGTTCCAAAACCACttggaattttcaaaaaatcaagCTTCTCTCGgcgaacaaaaattttaatcttGTGTTCCAGGAAATGCAAAAACTGTGAGGAATGACAATTCAAGTAGGTTTGGGAAATTCATGCAGTTGTGCTTCGATGCAAAATGGATGATTGCGGGGTGTATAGTTCAGGATTACTTATTAGAACAATCTAGAATAACTTTTCAAGGACCAGGAGAGAGAAATTATCATGTATTTTATATGCTAGTAGAAGCTGCAAAGGTAAAGCACAATACACATTGATTTATACATCAAATTAATCTTGGTTCTCTTCCATTTCCAGCAAAATAATGATCTGGCCACCAATCTCCACCTCAAGGATGTTGGATTTTACAATTATTTAAACCAATCTGATTGTttaaaaattgaagatgaagaGAGAACACTGGATAGGCTTATGTTGGCCTTCAATGTACTCCAGGTGCCTGGTAACATGTGCAATGGGATTTTTCAGACGTTAAGTGCAATATTATGGTTGGGAAATTTAACTTTTGAAGATATAGATGGAGAAAAATGTAGATTGACCACGCAAGACGAAGAGATTATGAATATTCTTTCAGCGTTGTTGAGTTTGGACAAGGAGGACCTGAGACAAGTCGTATTGATTCGACAGATTAACGTTAGGGGTAACATAACTGAGATACCCCTAAAGTTGCAAGAGGTTTGTTGACTGACACTTAATGATATTCGTAATGATGCATTCTTTTTTTAGGCCATAGAAAATAGACACGCGATGGCGAAAGCATTATACTCAAGAACTTTTGCATGGCTGATAAATCACATCAATACTTGCACCAACCCTGGACAGGACTCGTCCAGATTTTTAGGCGTTTTAGATATTTTCGGTTTCGAGAATTTCGCAGTGAATTCTTTCGAACAGCTCTGTATCAACTATACGAACGAAAAGTTGCACAAGTTTTTCAATCATTACGTATTTGCTTTAGAGcaagaaattgtaagtttttatctctgaaaatttttcgaggaattgtaACGTTGTGTTTTCAGTACCAAGAAGAGTGCATAATGTTCAATCATATAGATTTTAAGGACAACAGCTCCTGTTTGGAGTTGCTGGAAAAACCTCCTCGTTGTGTGCTCAGACTTTTAACCGAGCAGTGCCACTTACCCAAAGGTTGTGATGCTTCATATATACTCACCCTACACAGTGAATTTGAGGGTCATGAGAGATATGTGAAAGGTGAGAATTATTGGTAGATTTCTCAGTTTGAAATTTAATCAAATGGAATTAATAGCAGgtgtttctaatttttttttgttcggtTTCTAGGAGACGATAAGAGAAGATGGGAAAGAGAATTCGGGATCAAACATTATGCAGGTTGTGTTACTTATAACGTAAAAGGATTTGTTGATAAAAACAGGGACGTCCAACAAGATGTTTTCTTT comes from the Coccinella septempunctata chromosome 2, icCocSept1.1, whole genome shotgun sequence genome and includes:
- the LOC123307233 gene encoding NADH dehydrogenase [ubiquinone] iron-sulfur protein 5; the encoded protein is MASPLSPFFKSPLTDLTGVTISHQWFGRCQKQEEQALDCMEAYGLERGRRECRVLLDDYKECGMRAKQMARFRAMIAERDRQVKSGEKKIEELLVPPPNVESF